The genomic interval CAAGACGAACGTCAATCCCCAACAAACCCGACGGATCATAGTCGATTCCCACAAACGTGACGGCTTCATAGCATGTCCGAGATCGGTGAGCGTAATTCTCGAAACACTCCGCGCGGCAATGTGACCGTGCCCCAACGTGAGGAACGAACTCGCATCGCGGCGGCGAATTCGTCCACACTCACGCCGTAAAAAGCATAGGTTTCTTCACGATAACGCACAACCGACGCGGTGTCGAACTCCGTTTCCCACTGGTCATCGAGAATTTGGTACGCGAAGATCAACCATGCCCGAAAACCTTCGCCAAATACCGTCTGCCAATGTTGGAGACTCTCAATGTCATCCTCAGTGGCCCAGTTCTCCCATTTCGATTGACCAGCCGTTGGGAACTTCCGTCCTTTGACATCGACCAGCAGATTGGGCCCCTCTTTCGCCGATACGATGAAGTCGAACGACTTCAATGATGCGTCGTCGATGAGGGCTCGCCGTTTTTCGTCAATCGCCACATACGGCACGTACCCGGCACGCAGAAATTCCTCGAAGGCTGCATCATAATGGTTGCACCGTCGGACCACGTGCCGTCTCCATTCCGATCCGATTGATCCAAACAGATGTTAACCGATCCAGCACAGGTTAACAAGCGTATCGTGAATCGGAGATCACTTCTTACGTTTCGGCTTCAATTGATTTCTTGTGCTCTTGCGGAAGTTCAACGGTGTGAGTTCGTCGCGAACCGGTGCCAGTTGCCGACCTTTGAGGCGATCCAGGTTTTCCGCCATCTCGAACCATTGAGCAGACATCTGCTGAACCCGTTCGGGATGCTGATCGGCCAGGTCATGGAGTTCGGTGCGGTCATCGGCGAGATTGTAAAGTTCCCAGCGGCCGCGTTTGGCGGAGACAAGTTTCCAATCGCCTTGACGCAACGCCCGATCGGTGCCGAAATGGAAGTACAAGTTTTCGTGTGGTTGGCGGGTCTGGCCGTGGAAGATCGGTAACAACGATCGCCCCTGAAGCGGATCAATCTTCCGATCGCCAATTTGCGTCGGGTACTTTGCATCCGCGACGTCGATAAACGTCGCCATAAAGTCGATGAGATGCCCCGGCTGACGGACAATCGATCCGGGTTCGGTTTTCAGTCCGTCCGGCCAGTGAGCGATGAGCGGTGAAGAGATCCCACCTTCGTGCTGATTCTGTTTGTACAACCGGAATGGTGTGTTCCCCGCGTGGGCCCAGCTGGCATCGTAGGTCCAATACGATTTTGGGTTCCACGGCTTGAGATTGCGTCCCCGCGTCCGTTCGAAAGGACATGCGCCGTTATCGGAGCAGAACAAGAAGAGTGTGTTATCGAGGGCGTCTTTTTGCTTCAGATCATCCACAATGCGGCCGACGTTCTGATCGAGGACATCGACCATCGCTGCGAACACTTCCATCCGGTCGGCTTCCCATTGTTGTTCGTCGTCGGCGAGTTCCTCCCAAGCGGGGATATGGTCCGGACGCGGACTCAGCTTCCATTTCGCGGGTAGCAAACCACTTTCGATCTGTCGCTGGTGACGCTCCCGCCGGATTTCGTCCCAACCGGCATCGTAGACGCCGTCGTACTTTTTCACGGCTTCCTTCGGTGCTTGCAGCGGATAGTGCGGAGCGTTGAAAGCCACATACAGCAAGAATGGTTTCTCGCTTTCACTGGCTTCATCCAGGAACTGCAACGCGAAATCGCCGATCGCATTTGTGGTGTAGAACGGTCGCCCGTTCAGCGTCTCGGGGACTTCCCATTGCTCGCCGTTCAATCGGAAAGTGTTGTCGCCGGTGAAAAAATTCGTGGCTCCGGAAAGATGTCCCCAATACCGAT from Thalassoroseus pseudoceratinae carries:
- a CDS encoding arylsulfatase — protein: MTRCCQPQPTESTSPSRHKWLSLVLLTTGAILSVLVIERSEAAESSRKPNIVLIMADDLGFADLGCYGSEIQTPNLDRLAANGLRLSQFYNTAKCHSSRVSLLTGVYCDQAGSASLSRGATIAEVLSKAGYLTAMVGKWHLSKQPTDFGFDRYWGHLSGATNFFTGDNTFRLNGEQWEVPETLNGRPFYTTNAIGDFALQFLDEASESEKPFLLYVAFNAPHYPLQAPKEAVKKYDGVYDAGWDEIRRERHQRQIESGLLPAKWKLSPRPDHIPAWEELADDEQQWEADRMEVFAAMVDVLDQNVGRIVDDLKQKDALDNTLFLFCSDNGACPFERTRGRNLKPWNPKSYWTYDASWAHAGNTPFRLYKQNQHEGGISSPLIAHWPDGLKTEPGSIVRQPGHLIDFMATFIDVADAKYPTQIGDRKIDPLQGRSLLPIFHGQTRQPHENLYFHFGTDRALRQGDWKLVSAKRGRWELYNLADDRTELHDLADQHPERVQQMSAQWFEMAENLDRLKGRQLAPVRDELTPLNFRKSTRNQLKPKRKK
- a CDS encoding HYExAFE family protein, which gives rise to MVRRCNHYDAAFEEFLRAGYVPYVAIDEKRRALIDDASLKSFDFIVSAKEGPNLLVDVKGRKFPTAGQSKWENWATEDDIESLQHWQTVFGEGFRAWLIFAYQILDDQWETEFDTASVVRYREETYAFYGVSVDEFAAAMRVRSSRWGTVTLPRGVFRELRSPISDML